CAGAGCCAGGGCTAACATTTCCCTACGCCTTTGCAAGTAGGGAAATCAAGGCCCTGTAGGGAAGGAAGAACTGTGTTCAAGGCCAAATCAAAGGCTCCCTTTCACAGCtgtctccccccgccccccacacctCACTATGTATGCAGCGGCTCAGGCCCAGTTTCCCCTGGATGGTGGGGACCAAAAGAGGAGAATTCCACTAGGAATTCCTAAGTCTTGAGGCTCCAGGAATGTAACGATTCTCAGAGCCTACATGGTCTGTTTTCATTGAGTTGCCCAACAGAGCAGCAGCCAGCTGGACATTCTCCAGCTGATATCCAAGTGCACCACAGAGACCCGGAAAGAAGGTCATGGACTCCTGTCACCTGGAAGGTGGCAAGGTCAGCAAGGAACCCCGCCATGGCCCCAGACACAGGTGAACACTGGAGTCCTAAAGTCACCAGAGCTCATCTTAGGGGTGAGACTGAGGCAGAATGCTGCTATAGGTTACCTGAGGGCAAAGAACAACTGCATCCGGAGAGAGGCAGGACCGTGACCCAGGCTTCCCAGCCTGGTTTGTGTCCTCCCACAAATCCCACCCTATTCAGCTGAgggcttctgtactctctctccagatgcctgcAGATGAAGACTTGACCTTGGCCTTCTCCCTGAGAACAAAGGGACAGTATCTAAGGGGAACTGAAGATTCCCTGCCGCCCCCAAGCCATCAGATCCGGTGGGACATCAGCCTAGTATTGAGTTTACGGAAAAAAGACCGAAGCTTGCAGATCTTGCATTTCTTCTTGCGGTGACCCCGGGAGAAACTTCTAGccctgccttcctcctcttcctcctcttcttcttcctcatcactGGCCCAGGGCCCCCAAGCACCTCCATTAAAGTCAGGATGGGCCCGAGGGTTCGCAGCTGGGTAACGCACAGGGATGGCAGTACGGTTATAATCAGCCAGGCGAGCCAGCAGGGTGCGGACTACATCAGGTCGCTGGCCAGCCAGGTCCTCTCGTTCATAAGGGTCAGCACTGATGTtaaagagccacacagcctggcGGATGCTGGCCATCCGCTCCAGGTTCCACCAGCTGTCAGGGAAGGAGGCCAGTGTCTGAGGTGGGATCCAGTCACCATAGCCTGGGTCTCCAGTGAGCAGCTTCCACTCCCCCACTCGGATAGCAGCCTGTACTGCTGTATTCCAGATGCCAAAGCCACCCTCCAGAGAGCCATGCCGGGCATGGTTGTAGAGGGGGTCAATATTGTGTAGGATCTCTGTGCGTGGTGAGGCCCGGCCCTCGCTAATGGCTGGCCACACATCATAGCCATCCAGTCTGTCAGCCGTCGATGTAGTGCCGCCTGCCAGACCCACCAGTGTTGGGTACCAGTCTGTGATATGGACCAGGGCCCGACTGGTCCGTCTCTTTTTCTTGAGGAGTGGGCTGTGGACAAAACCTAGACCCCTCACACCACCTTCCCAGTAAGTACCCTTGCGTCCTCGAAGGGGCCAGTTGCTACCCCCTGAGAAAGTCTGGCCACCGTTGTCACTGGAGAAGATAATGACACTGTTGTTATAGAAACCATAGCGCTTAAGGGCCCAGGTGATGTTTCGCACTGCCTCGTCCATGCAGGTCACCATGGCTGCATACTTGCGCCGTGCTACATTGCCCATTGTGCGGTAGCGGTATAGGTACTCTCGAGGTGATTGTAGGGGCGTGTGTACTGCCTGGAAGGCCACATAGAGAAAGAGGGGGCTCTGGGGACTGTGGCTGGCCAGGATGTGGCTTGCACGCTGAGCATAGAGCATTGTGGAGTACTGGCCGCTGAGTCCCCAGGCCACGCTCTCACCCTCGTGCAGGTCAAAACCACAAACCCCTGGGCCATCACAGTTGTCATACGTGTAGTAATCCACATTGCCCGTGAGGGAACCCAGGAAGGTGTCGAAGCCCCTGCGGGTAGGCAAGCACTCCTTCCGGTAGAAGCCCAGATGCCACTTGCCCACCATGTGGGTGGAGTATCCTGCCTGCTGTAGCTTCTGGGGCAGCGTCACCTGGTCCAGGGGCAGACAGTTGGGCTGCCGTGGGCGGATGATGGAGTGCTGCAATCCCGTATGGATCTGgtacctgggaggtgaaagattGATACATGGTAAACAAACGTAAGCTACAGACCCCCTGCTCTCCAATCAGCAACCCCTAGTTGTACCCTGAGATGGACCCTGGTCCAGAGCCACCCAGtcagaacagaaacaaaagcaacgGATACTGCCAAAGGGCTAAGCACCTACACTACTTTATCTCAAATCATCACATCAGTGAAGCAGGTACATGTGCCAATTTATTGATGAGATGGAATAACTCAGAACAGTTAAGCCGCTGCTCAGGACCACATAGCCAGGAAGCTGGTAGGTGCATCAAGAGTCAAGGCAGGCTTGAGCCACGACAGCAGTAAGAACTAACACCAAGTTCTTGCTGTGTGTTCAGCATCACGCTCCCTTTGACTCTGCTCACCAAATCCTCACTGCAAACTAGGAAGTACGTATTATTACTCCCACCTCCCAAATAAGGAACCGTAAAGCTCGGTGAGTCATGCGGCTAGTATGAAGAACACAGCGCTGCATCTTAGCAGAGGCTACAGACCTGACTGAGTCCCTGAGCTCTAAGCTGGAAACTTAGCACAGAGTACACCAAGTCCCCGTCTCCCAGGTTAACTCCCACTCCTTGGAAGCCTACTGCAGTATTACTCCGTCTGTAGTCTCTCACAACTCAAAAGAGTGAGTTacattgtttcttcctttcccGCAGCGGGTGCACACCTTCACTGTCTACTTGGCCCTAGGATTACAACTGTCTATGTTATTGGGCCCAGATATATAGAATAGAATTGTCTTTGTATTCCTAATACCTCAGTGATACTTAAAGCTCGCTCAGTTACTTATGGAATGAACAaaggaacaaatgaatgaatgaatgaatgaatgaatgaatgaattcagaGGGTTTGGAAGCCAGAAGTGAAACAGTctagtttttagttttttcatctactaaaaaaaaaaaaaaaaaaaaaggaaaaagcaacaacaaaggtCAGAGGGCAGAAGGGGCTTTGTTTAAGGTCACTCAGCAGTCCAGGGTAGTGCTGAGACTTGAACATGAAACCAAATAGTTCAAGCAGCAATGTTTTCAAAGGTAGACCGCCCACCTCCTCCCACGTGGGACCAGTTGATGTTTGCAGGTATTAGTGAGCTGGCTGGAATGGCAAATCCCTGACAGCTGCCCTGCTCCCAGACTTTATGAGACCAGTGCCCCCTCTATCCCCAGCTGCTGTgagccccctccacccccacccccaggcctatGCAACAGTCAATGCCTTGCAGGTCCCTGAGTTTCCTTTACACATTTGTACTGCatcttctgctgctgtgatttgCTTGAGGTGAGTTGCAAGTAAAGCCACCTGGAATGTCACAGGGGAGTTAGAATTCCCCACCTGTCCTTACCCCTAGGCAGCTGAGTTAGCCTGGTATTTGACACTAGACTGTTTCCTTATCTTAAGGCCACTCTTAAGACTTTGTGCCACGTGAAAGCGTTATCTCGTTTAATTCTCTCTGCACcctgtgagtgtgggtgtgcatgtgtgtgagtgtgtgtgtgagagtgtgtatgtgtgtgagtgtgtgtgagtgtgtgtgagtgtgtgtgagtgtgtgtgtgtgtgtgagtgtgtgtgagtgtgtgtgtgagtgtgtgtgtgtgagtgtgtgtgagtgtgtgtgagtgtgtatgagtgtgagtgtgtgtgagtgtgtgtgagtgtgtgtgtgtgtgtgtgggagtgtgtgtgggattgtgtgtgagtgtgtgtgtgagtgtgtgtgtgtgagtgtgtgtgagtgtgtgtgggattgtgtgtgagtgtgtgtgtgtgagtgtgtgtgggattgtgtgtgagtgtgtgtgtgagtgtgtgtgtgtgagtgtgtgtgagtgtgtgtgtgtgagtgtgtgtgggattgtgtgtgagtgtgtgtgtgtgagtgtgtgtgagtgtgagtatgtgtgtgtgtgagtgtgtgtgagtgtgtgtgtgtgagtgtgtgtgtgtgtgagtatgtgtgtgtgtgtgtgagtgtatgagtgtgtgagtgtgtgtgtgtgtgtatgaatttgtaTTGGACTTCCAGCCCTGAGCATGCTCTGGAAGCACTCTACCACTTAGTTCTATTatgtctttggcttttttttttttttctttttatcttgacACAGAACCTTGCTTAGTTGACCAAGCTGATCTTAAACAAACTCTTGTGAAATACATACAACACATTACCATAGTCTCCATTCTACAAATAATGAAACCGAAGCTCCGAAAGCGTAGCATGTGACCCAAAGTCAGACAGCTGGCAAATAGTAGAACTGTTCAGACCCAGGTCTATCCAACTCATGCTCAAAAGTCTGCATGAtacagcttctcctcctctcagcAAGCTGAGGTGATTGGAACTGACAGGAGACGAATCCTAGGGCCCAGAATCCCAGCTGAATGTCTCCATATAAGGGTGGGGTGCCTGAGCACTGATTTGTAATGTGGGTGGGCCTGCTAAACCTTGCCAAAGTCCATTTGTCAGTGAGCAACATAAGACACTTTGGCTGTCTCCAGCAACACCAAACAGGACTGGCTGCATAAGGAAATGCCAAGCCATGGAGTAAGCATCCACGAGACAGAGGTAGCTGCCGAGGGTGGGCAGACAAGGCTGGCCCTGTAATGCTCAGCTAATTTCACCAGTAAGAGTCTGGAGCACTGTGCTAACTGTCCATTCAGCAGTTTACCAAAGTCACATCCATCTGGGGAAAGAAACATCAACAGGAAAACTCAAAATGCAGGTTCTCCTGCCTCTTCAGGGGCTAGTCACTGTCCCATGCCAGCCAGCGTCTGTCACCACCACTACCAAGCCACACCTGCAACACAAACCTCCcacctgtctccctctcccttgcccttcttcacagtcccTGGATCTAAAGGCAGACGGAATACAGGCGAGAAGAGAAAAGGCACCGCAGTTTGATTCCAGCTCCAAACCGCCAGCCCAACATCTAACTTCGCAACCCTCTCTTTCACAAAACTCTGAAGTTGGGAGAAGCATCGAGCTGACTGGCCTCTCTGATTCCAAGCCTCATTGTCCCACCCAGGAAACAGAGATGGGCCGAGAGAGAGATGGGCCATGGTCCTAAGGTCTCCGTAGTGATCCAGAGCATGCAATGGCCTCTTTCCCAAAAGGATTAGCTTCAGCCCAACCCCGGGGATTTTTTCCTAAGCAAAGGGAGTTTGCCTTCCACAACCCCTTTCTGATCTCCAGCTCTTTTACTCCAGTGATCCCCAACCCCATGAGGGAGCAGCCCCTTACAGAGCCCCTTACAGAGCACACAGAACCCCTGGGGTCTTTTCAAACAATTTGAAAGGATTCTTCGGATGAAAAACGTGGAGACTTGGAGAACGGAAGCAACCAGCTTCCTGCTACAGGTAAGTGTCGAATCTTACCAGTCCCTTGGTCTTCTTCCGATGGAGCCATCAATAGCATAGGACCCAAATCTTTCCAGTTATACAGACAGAGGCTGTCATTTATTGACTGCCAGGCAAGCTACATACAATTCATTCAcctttcattatttctcttcaGGACAGAAACTGTCTTTCAGTCCATTTTACAGACCAGGAAACTGAGAGTTAAGTGACTTTCGAACTGACCCCATATCTGTCAATATACACAGAATTCAAAATAAGAGTCAAAGATTCCTCTGattaaacaaaggaacaaactGTGGAACACAGAGGTCTCGAAGATGATCAGAAGGCTTGAAATAAGAGAGTTGGGGAAACAGAGGCCTAAAGAAGGCAAGGGACTTATGTTTGACTTAACAGATGTTGCAGGAAAGCTAGCCCGGTAACACGTGTTTCTCAGGTCCATGCACAGAGCTATTCTGCAGGGTTTGCAACCTACCAACTGGGTGTGCTGGCGGTTTGGACACCCAGTCCCGCGGGTCTGGGCCGTGCCTACCTGCCAGTGAGGAGTTGGCTCCTCGAAGGTGTACATATGGGTTGGATGTAATAATTCTCCAGTTTGACGCCCTCAGCTGCCAGCCGGTCCAGCGTGGGGGTCTCGATATCTGAGCCATGGTATCCCACGTCGTGGTACCCTTGGTCGTCCGTGAGGATGAAGATAATGTGTGGAGGCTGCGGTGGAGCCGCCGAAGGCTGATCGccagcctctgcaggcccatCAGCCACAAGGCCGGGCTTGGCCCAATCCCAGGACAGGTAGCCCAAGCTGAGTAGGCTGACCAGGGAGAATCCTGAGAGGGCATGCATCGCGACGCCGGGCTGGGCGAGCTGGGTTCCCAGGACCTCAGAGCCTGCCTCGCTAGGGGCGCAACGCCTGCcctcctgcctgcctggatgcagcGAGAGCCCTCGGGGGTCTCGTCCAGAAC
This DNA window, taken from Arvicanthis niloticus isolate mArvNil1 chromosome 14, mArvNil1.pat.X, whole genome shotgun sequence, encodes the following:
- the Arsi gene encoding arylsulfatase I; the protein is MHALSGFSLVSLLSLGYLSWDWAKPGLVADGPAEAGDQPSAAPPQPPHIIFILTDDQGYHDVGYHGSDIETPTLDRLAAEGVKLENYYIQPICTPSRSQLLTGRYQIHTGLQHSIIRPRQPNCLPLDQVTLPQKLQQAGYSTHMVGKWHLGFYRKECLPTRRGFDTFLGSLTGNVDYYTYDNCDGPGVCGFDLHEGESVAWGLSGQYSTMLYAQRASHILASHSPQSPLFLYVAFQAVHTPLQSPREYLYRYRTMGNVARRKYAAMVTCMDEAVRNITWALKRYGFYNNSVIIFSSDNGGQTFSGGSNWPLRGRKGTYWEGGVRGLGFVHSPLLKKKRRTSRALVHITDWYPTLVGLAGGTTSTADRLDGYDVWPAISEGRASPRTEILHNIDPLYNHARHGSLEGGFGIWNTAVQAAIRVGEWKLLTGDPGYGDWIPPQTLASFPDSWWNLERMASIRQAVWLFNISADPYEREDLAGQRPDVVRTLLARLADYNRTAIPVRYPAANPRAHPDFNGGAWGPWASDEEEEEEEEEEGRARSFSRGHRKKKCKICKLRSFFRKLNTRLMSHRI